In one Cervus elaphus chromosome 9, mCerEla1.1, whole genome shotgun sequence genomic region, the following are encoded:
- the C9H19orf25 gene encoding UPF0449 protein C19orf25 homolog, which produces MGSKAKKRVVLPTRPAPPTVEQILEDVRGAPAEDPVFTALAREDALGPSGRAEDAEAQQEQLYLQSRIYVAMNQRLQQAGAQLEQKRADLQQAGEELERDISQVGQVALPGTAAASLG; this is translated from the exons ATGGGCTCCAAGGCCAAGAAGCGCGTGGTGCTGCCCACCCGCCCGGCGCCCCCCACGGTAGAGCAGATCCTGGAGGACGTGCGGGGGGCGCCCGCCGAGGACCCGGTCTTCACCGCACTGGCTCGGGAAG ACGCCTTGGGCCCCTCTGGGAGGGCCGAGGACGCCGAGGCCCAGCAAGAGCAACTCTACCTCCAGAGCCGGATCTATGTGGCCATGAACCAGCGGCTGCAGCAGGCGGGTGCCCAGTTGGAGCAGAAGCGTGCAGACCTGCAGCAGGCGGGCGAGGAGCTGGAGCGGGACATCAGCCAGGTGGGCCAAGTGGCTCTGCCTGGCACAGCAGCCGCCTCCTTGGGGTAA